The proteins below come from a single Methanolobus chelungpuianus genomic window:
- the uvrB gene encoding excinuclease ABC subunit UvrB, translating to MREFKLVSDYEPKGDQPGAIEQLTRGIRKKMRHQTLLGVTGSGKTFTVANVIQNVQMPTLVIAHNKTLAAQLFSEFREFFPDNAVEYFVSYYDYYQPEAYIPTTDTYIEKDASINEEIDRLRLSATRSLLERRDVIVVSSVSCIYNLGSPEEWRKMSVLLTVGDELDRSSFFEDLINIQYERNDIEFTQGTFRSRGDTVEVYPAQERQGIRIELFGDEIERIAYFDPVSGKVLHELRPGESTMIYPAKHFVMSEEYIAGALESIEAELEVELSKLKSQNKLLEAQRLEQRTRFDLEMIKELGYCSGIENYSRHFDGRKPGEPPSSLLNFFPEDYLVVIDESHVTIPQIRGMHNGDRARKDALVSYGFRLPSAYDNRPLRYDEFERRLNYVLYVSATPAEFELQRSSAVVEQIIRPTGLVDPEVVVRPVENQVDDLIGELRKVTASGYRTLVTTLTKKMAEDLTDYLTELGIRVRYMHSDIDTLQRAEIVRDLRKGEFDVLVGINLLREGLDIPEVAFVAILDADKEGFLRSERSLIQTIGRASRNVNGRVILYADNMTGSMERAIRETNRRRKLQMEFNEEHGIIPKSIQKALQKELVEYRESTEVSDVTAIAEGLSTVELSDMIIDLESEMHLAAKSLDFERAAQLRDRIKELRENYAL from the coding sequence ATGCGTGAGTTCAAACTTGTATCAGATTACGAGCCCAAGGGTGACCAGCCCGGGGCCATAGAGCAGCTTACCCGGGGAATCAGGAAGAAGATGAGGCACCAGACCCTGCTGGGCGTCACGGGGTCAGGCAAAACGTTCACCGTGGCTAACGTCATCCAGAATGTCCAGATGCCCACGCTTGTGATCGCACATAACAAGACACTTGCAGCCCAGCTGTTCTCTGAGTTCCGTGAGTTCTTCCCGGACAATGCTGTGGAATATTTCGTAAGTTATTATGACTACTACCAGCCTGAAGCCTACATCCCTACAACGGACACCTACATAGAGAAGGATGCATCCATCAATGAGGAAATAGACCGCCTGCGCCTGTCGGCCACAAGGTCATTGCTCGAGCGCCGTGATGTCATAGTCGTATCCAGTGTTTCCTGTATCTACAACCTGGGTTCCCCTGAGGAATGGCGCAAGATGTCGGTGCTGCTGACCGTGGGGGATGAGCTGGACAGGAGCTCCTTCTTTGAGGATCTCATCAATATCCAATATGAACGCAATGATATCGAGTTCACCCAGGGTACATTCCGTTCAAGGGGAGATACTGTCGAGGTATATCCTGCCCAGGAGCGCCAGGGGATACGCATAGAGCTCTTCGGGGACGAGATAGAACGGATTGCTTACTTTGACCCTGTCAGCGGGAAAGTGCTCCATGAGCTCAGGCCCGGAGAGAGCACTATGATCTATCCTGCCAAGCACTTTGTCATGTCCGAGGAATATATTGCCGGCGCGCTGGAGTCCATAGAAGCGGAGCTGGAAGTCGAGCTTTCCAAGCTCAAGTCCCAGAACAAGCTGCTTGAGGCACAGCGTCTTGAACAGCGCACCCGGTTCGATCTGGAGATGATAAAGGAACTCGGGTACTGCAGCGGCATCGAGAACTATTCCCGTCACTTCGATGGAAGGAAGCCCGGGGAGCCGCCATCCTCGCTGCTCAATTTCTTCCCTGAGGATTATCTGGTGGTCATTGACGAATCTCATGTGACCATCCCCCAGATAAGGGGCATGCACAACGGCGACCGTGCCAGGAAGGATGCGCTGGTGTCCTATGGCTTCCGCCTGCCTTCTGCGTACGATAACCGCCCCCTGCGGTATGACGAGTTCGAAAGGAGGCTGAACTATGTGCTTTACGTATCCGCGACCCCTGCTGAGTTCGAGCTGCAGAGGAGCAGTGCCGTTGTGGAGCAGATCATCCGCCCCACAGGTCTCGTGGACCCGGAAGTTGTTGTGCGGCCTGTGGAGAACCAGGTGGACGACCTCATAGGAGAGCTGCGCAAGGTCACTGCCTCAGGTTATCGCACGCTTGTGACGACCCTTACAAAGAAGATGGCTGAGGATCTCACCGATTATCTCACCGAGCTGGGCATCAGGGTGCGTTATATGCACTCAGATATAGATACCCTCCAGAGGGCGGAGATTGTCAGGGACCTGAGAAAGGGAGAGTTTGATGTGCTTGTGGGCATCAACCTGCTCCGTGAAGGGCTGGATATACCGGAGGTTGCCTTTGTTGCTATCCTTGACGCTGACAAGGAGGGATTCCTGAGGTCTGAACGCTCTCTTATACAGACCATCGGGCGTGCATCGAGGAATGTGAACGGCCGTGTGATACTGTACGCAGACAATATGACAGGTTCCATGGAGCGCGCCATCCGGGAGACCAACAGGCGCCGCAAGCTCCAGATGGAGTTCAATGAGGAGCACGGCATTATACCTAAGTCGATACAGAAGGCTCTGCAGAAAGAACTTGTCGAGTACAGGGAATCTACGGAGGTTTCCGATGTCACGGCCATAGCCGAAGGTCTTTCCACGGTGGAACTGTCGGACATGATCATCGACCTTGAGTCGGAGATGCACCTGGCCGCCAAGAGCCTCGACTTTGAGAGGGCGGCGCAGCTCAGGGACAGGATAAAGGAGTTGCGTGAGAACTACGCGTTGTGA
- a CDS encoding ATPase domain-containing protein encodes MDRMPTGIENLDKKIGGGYPKGKGILVTGVPGAGKTIFGLHFLHKSCMDGNKCIMVATEETPEDLLGQAAMLGLGLESFIQKGLLQIKPVIELRTRGIAREACLLDDFSDEEIDLIEETGLDRHLRVDRADLNIEEIDMIDLIRLIPEGTDVAVIDNLGVLAFGLSAKDFRDRFDTLNRLLAKQKTSTLYIMDEAAYEMTHKIADYSTYGAVKLFVKENPYTGNNERFLSIPKMRSTKITLDVSTFDISSAGIKLKGSKSKLVEL; translated from the coding sequence ATGGACAGGATGCCAACTGGGATAGAGAACCTAGATAAGAAGATAGGGGGTGGATACCCCAAAGGCAAAGGGATACTTGTCACCGGAGTCCCGGGGGCCGGCAAGACCATTTTTGGACTTCACTTCCTTCATAAATCCTGCATGGACGGGAACAAGTGCATCATGGTCGCCACTGAGGAAACCCCGGAGGATCTTCTTGGACAGGCTGCGATGCTGGGGCTTGGCCTTGAGTCGTTCATCCAGAAAGGACTCCTCCAGATAAAACCCGTCATCGAGCTGAGGACGCGGGGGATTGCCCGTGAGGCGTGCCTTTTAGATGATTTCAGTGATGAAGAGATAGACCTAATTGAAGAGACCGGACTTGACCGGCATCTCAGGGTTGACAGGGCCGACCTCAACATTGAAGAAATAGACATGATAGACCTGATACGGCTTATCCCGGAGGGGACCGATGTGGCAGTCATTGACAATCTGGGGGTGCTTGCTTTCGGATTGAGTGCCAAGGACTTCCGGGACCGGTTTGATACGCTCAACCGCCTTCTGGCAAAGCAGAAGACCAGCACCCTCTATATCATGGACGAAGCAGCCTATGAGATGACACACAAAATAGCAGACTACTCCACCTACGGCGCTGTCAAGCTTTTCGTAAAAGAGAACCCCTACACCGGCAATAATGAGCGCTTCTTAAGCATACCTAAAATGCGCAGCACAAAAATCACCCTTGATGTAAGCACTTTTGACATAAGCTCTGCAGGAATAAAACTGAAGGGGTCCAAAAGCAAGCTTGTGGAACTTTGA
- a CDS encoding TIGR00304 family membrane protein, translated as MSFFENLLKTGFFLVFLGFLLLFLGTLLSAGQGNGDFGGLILIGPIPIAFGSSPGITSTMMWAGLVIALVYLVVLRRFR; from the coding sequence ATGAGCTTTTTTGAGAATCTCCTTAAAACAGGCTTCTTTCTTGTATTCCTTGGTTTCCTACTCCTGTTTTTAGGCACTCTTCTCTCCGCAGGCCAGGGCAATGGCGATTTTGGCGGTCTGATCCTGATCGGGCCTATACCTATAGCTTTCGGCTCTTCGCCCGGGATCACTTCCACTATGATGTGGGCAGGCCTTGTGATAGCTCTTGTTTATCTGGTCGTGCTCAGGAGGTTCAGGTAA
- a CDS encoding 5-(carboxyamino)imidazole ribonucleotide mutase, translating into MVDVAVLMGSESDRAIAHRVSNVLDNSKYSYDVQVISAHRNPVELEEYIKQSDAKVFIAIAGLSAALPGVIASKTGKPVIGVPVSAKMMGLDALLSIAQMPPGVPVASVGVDNGANAAHLAIRILDLIP; encoded by the coding sequence ATGGTAGACGTAGCAGTATTAATGGGATCTGAATCAGACAGAGCCATTGCCCACAGGGTAAGTAACGTGCTTGACAACAGCAAATACAGTTATGACGTGCAGGTAATATCGGCCCATCGTAACCCTGTTGAGCTCGAAGAGTACATCAAGCAGAGCGATGCAAAGGTATTCATAGCCATAGCAGGATTATCGGCAGCTTTGCCGGGCGTCATTGCTTCCAAGACCGGCAAGCCGGTAATAGGGGTCCCGGTCAGTGCAAAGATGATGGGCCTTGACGCGTTGCTCTCAATAGCCCAGATGCCTCCGGGAGTCCCGGTTGCCAGTGTTGGCGTGGACAACGGTGCCAATGCGGCCCATCTTGCAATAAGGATACTGGACCTTATCCCTTAA
- a CDS encoding ATP-binding cassette domain-containing protein, translating to MEVSDAAIRTEGISKKYDGLTAVDNIDITVEKGELFGLLGPNGAGKSTLIAMLSTMLRPTSGSASVWGYDIARNPTKVRQSIGVVFQETTLDQKLTGRENLDLHGRLYGLNRKQRNERIKEVLELVELYRWENEIVQKYSGGMMRRLEIARGLMHYPNLLFLDEPTIGLDPQTRNHIWDYIRELNRDKNITMVLTTHYMEEADRLCNRIAIIDHGKIITMGTPQELKSSLGGDIITLGLSSEEDAGKLLGSCSAMPGINNISASGNTVRITVTNGERAIPDILGTTTKLGLTIESVNLHKPTLDDVFLHYTGKGIRDEEHDNGKPRGRVRRMLRR from the coding sequence ATGGAAGTGAGCGACGCTGCAATACGTACTGAGGGAATAAGTAAGAAGTATGACGGCCTGACGGCAGTGGACAATATTGACATCACCGTGGAGAAGGGAGAGCTTTTCGGGCTTCTGGGCCCCAACGGGGCGGGCAAGTCAACCCTCATAGCCATGCTCTCCACCATGCTTCGGCCCACGTCGGGCAGTGCCAGCGTGTGGGGCTATGACATCGCCAGAAACCCGACGAAGGTGCGCCAGTCCATAGGCGTGGTGTTCCAGGAGACGACCCTTGACCAGAAGCTCACCGGCAGGGAGAACCTTGACCTGCACGGCCGTCTCTACGGACTGAACAGGAAGCAGCGCAATGAAAGGATAAAAGAGGTCCTGGAACTGGTGGAGCTGTACAGGTGGGAGAACGAGATCGTGCAGAAGTACTCCGGCGGGATGATGCGCCGCCTTGAGATAGCACGCGGGCTCATGCATTACCCCAACCTGCTCTTCCTTGACGAGCCTACCATCGGCCTTGACCCGCAGACAAGGAACCACATCTGGGACTACATAAGAGAGCTCAACCGAGACAAGAATATCACCATGGTGCTCACAACACACTACATGGAAGAGGCGGACAGGCTCTGCAACCGTATAGCCATCATCGACCATGGAAAGATAATCACCATGGGCACCCCACAGGAACTCAAGTCATCCCTGGGCGGGGACATCATCACCCTTGGCCTCTCCTCGGAAGAGGACGCCGGAAAGCTGCTTGGCAGTTGTAGTGCCATGCCCGGGATCAACAACATATCTGCCTCAGGAAACACAGTCCGCATAACAGTCACCAACGGAGAGCGCGCTATACCTGACATCCTGGGAACCACCACAAAGCTGGGGCTCACTATCGAATCCGTGAACCTGCACAAGCCAACCCTTGATGACGTTTTCCTTCACTATACAGGCAAGGGCATCAGGGACGAGGAGCATGACAACGGTAAACCCAGGGGCAGGGTGCGCCGGATGCTCAGAAGATGA
- a CDS encoding proteasome-activating nucleotidase: protein MSNSSAESPVDTKNPKVPAHSGPDDADRKDAESLLQEIEILKVNNENMRAKLLEASMLANSYLEESGKLKKQIEQLTRPPLFIASVMEVEKDMALIRQHGNNQEVVTKIPPHFQGEIQAGMRVCVNAAFSIVSIISRAADVRAQVMELINSPGIDYDMIGGLDDVLKEVIESVELPLTEPELFERIGIEPPTGVLLYGAPGTGKTLIAKAVASRAQATFIRMSGSDLIQKFVGEGARLVKDVFQMARDKSPSILFIDEIDAVGGMRTHDGTTGSAEVNRTMLQLLAEMDGFDATKNVKIIAATNRIDLLDPALLRPGRFDRVIEVPLPDEKGRMEIFRIHTRKMKLAPDVDFEKIAKMTNALSGADIKVITKEAGMFVLRRRGTEITMKDINDAYEKVVSEEENNTPHGMFV from the coding sequence ATGTCTAACAGTAGTGCCGAATCACCGGTTGACACTAAGAATCCAAAAGTGCCTGCACATTCCGGTCCAGATGATGCTGACAGGAAGGATGCGGAGTCATTACTGCAGGAGATAGAGATACTGAAGGTCAATAACGAGAACATGCGTGCAAAGCTTCTTGAGGCAAGCATGTTGGCGAACAGTTATCTCGAGGAATCCGGCAAGCTCAAAAAACAGATAGAGCAGCTGACAAGGCCGCCTCTGTTCATTGCGAGCGTCATGGAGGTCGAGAAGGATATGGCACTCATAAGGCAGCACGGGAACAACCAGGAGGTTGTGACAAAGATACCTCCGCATTTCCAGGGAGAGATACAGGCAGGAATGAGGGTCTGTGTCAATGCTGCGTTCTCCATAGTATCCATTATCAGCAGGGCCGCTGACGTGCGTGCACAGGTGATGGAGCTTATCAATTCACCCGGGATCGACTACGATATGATAGGAGGGCTTGACGATGTGCTCAAGGAGGTCATTGAATCAGTAGAGCTTCCACTGACCGAACCTGAGCTTTTCGAGCGCATAGGTATCGAGCCGCCAACGGGAGTATTGCTCTACGGAGCACCGGGAACCGGAAAAACACTTATCGCAAAGGCAGTAGCATCCCGCGCACAGGCGACTTTCATTCGCATGTCAGGTTCCGACCTCATCCAGAAGTTCGTAGGAGAAGGTGCGCGACTGGTCAAGGATGTGTTCCAGATGGCGCGCGACAAGTCACCATCTATTCTCTTCATTGACGAGATAGATGCAGTGGGCGGCATGCGCACGCACGACGGCACCACCGGCTCGGCCGAGGTCAACAGGACGATGCTCCAGCTACTTGCCGAGATGGACGGCTTTGACGCCACAAAGAACGTGAAGATAATTGCGGCAACCAACAGGATAGACCTGCTGGACCCCGCACTGCTGCGTCCGGGCCGTTTTGACCGCGTGATAGAGGTCCCCCTTCCTGATGAGAAGGGACGCATGGAGATCTTCAGGATACACACCCGCAAGATGAAGCTTGCCCCTGACGTGGACTTCGAGAAGATAGCCAAGATGACGAACGCGCTCAGCGGCGCAGATATCAAGGTCATTACCAAGGAAGCAGGCATGTTCGTTCTCAGAAGACGCGGCACTGAGATAACTATGAAGGATATAAACGATGCCTACGAAAAAGTAGTATCCGAAGAAGAGAACAATACGCCTCACGGTATGTTTGTCTGA
- a CDS encoding methanogen output domain 1-containing protein produces MVDDEIMNTELLKAYLEDTYEVIIALNGQQALENVAVNKPDIILLDVMMPDMNGYQVCEKLKLDPSTQFIPVIMVTALSGRNDWINGIEAGADEFLTKPVNKLELLTRINSLLRIKNLHEDLLAEKNKLDLQNRIRSVLTQIIPTLLRTLPPEQKGIVIHQMIDMVVNAILENTSPENNLAGYETVGDLCCQIINQLGANFEVDVSGDTKNCTIKGNCCPWGKEEARSNPILCTISRGIFSRVANMKGDDVEVDVLETMGNGDDCCLFEINRLD; encoded by the coding sequence ATTGTTGATGATGAGATAATGAATACAGAGTTACTGAAGGCCTATTTGGAGGACACGTATGAAGTGATCATCGCGCTCAACGGGCAACAGGCACTTGAAAATGTCGCAGTCAACAAGCCTGATATCATTCTGCTGGACGTCATGATGCCTGACATGAACGGATACCAGGTATGCGAAAAACTCAAGCTTGACCCTTCAACCCAGTTCATCCCCGTGATAATGGTAACAGCCCTTTCAGGAAGGAATGACTGGATCAACGGCATTGAGGCCGGGGCTGACGAGTTCCTTACAAAGCCCGTGAACAAGCTTGAACTCCTGACAAGGATCAACTCCCTTCTGAGGATTAAGAACCTTCATGAAGACCTGCTGGCTGAAAAGAATAAACTCGACCTGCAAAACCGCATCCGTTCGGTGCTGACCCAGATCATTCCCACGCTTCTGAGGACGTTGCCTCCCGAACAAAAAGGCATCGTGATCCATCAGATGATAGACATGGTAGTGAATGCCATTCTGGAGAACACAAGTCCGGAGAACAACCTGGCGGGCTATGAGACCGTAGGTGATCTTTGTTGCCAGATAATAAACCAGCTAGGAGCTAACTTTGAGGTGGATGTATCCGGGGATACTAAAAACTGTACAATAAAAGGCAATTGTTGCCCATGGGGCAAGGAAGAGGCCAGGTCGAACCCCATCCTTTGCACTATCTCAAGAGGGATATTCTCAAGGGTTGCAAACATGAAGGGGGACGATGTGGAGGTCGATGTCCTCGAAACCATGGGTAACGGAGATGATTGCTGTCTTTTTGAGATAAACCGACTGGATTAA
- a CDS encoding TIGR00304 family membrane protein — protein sequence MSSLITAGILFVFVGIILLFIGSIGSMFRGARGDGPRSKVKGGGIIMLGPIPIVFGSDRGSVKTLVLLALVLMAAYLLMVVVMSLLL from the coding sequence ATGTCCTCTCTGATCACAGCCGGCATCCTGTTTGTTTTCGTGGGTATTATTCTTCTCTTTATAGGGAGCATCGGCTCCATGTTCCGGGGTGCCCGCGGGGACGGACCCCGGAGCAAGGTGAAGGGAGGCGGGATAATCATGCTTGGACCGATACCGATAGTATTTGGCTCTGACCGGGGAAGCGTAAAGACTCTCGTATTGCTTGCCCTGGTACTTATGGCAGCATATCTGCTTATGGTAGTAGTCATGTCCCTGCTGCTGTGA
- a CDS encoding chorismate mutase: protein MDTIKEVREEIAGIDREIIELIHRRVDLAEKVLRSKQKEGIQINDGAQNQVVLERAVDAATERNLDTSSIKEIFQILIRMNIERQHELSGEGNLP from the coding sequence ATGGACACGATCAAGGAAGTACGTGAAGAGATAGCAGGGATCGACCGTGAGATCATCGAGCTTATCCACCGGAGAGTGGACCTTGCGGAAAAGGTCCTCCGTTCAAAGCAGAAAGAAGGGATCCAGATAAACGACGGTGCCCAGAACCAGGTGGTTCTGGAGCGGGCTGTTGATGCTGCCACTGAAAGGAATCTTGACACCTCATCAATAAAAGAGATATTCCAGATTCTTATTCGTATGAATATAGAACGCCAACATGAACTAAGTGGTGAAGGAAACCTTCCGTAG
- a CDS encoding shikimate kinase yields the protein MSCEGKAYSLGAGTVINAIATWKGAAFGIDLKTFAHVELSRNDDHIRGSIDGMPDGDTALIEKCVRHVLDHFGLKMGGAVMTSSEVPLARGLKSSSAAANATVLATLDAIGEEMDPLEAVRLGVRAAKDAGVTITGAFDDACASFFGGFVVTDNRETELLKREEREADVLIFAPDRKAFSSGTNVARSRLLAPWVDIAYELALRGEYEKAMSLNGFLYCSALGFDTEPMMRALEAGIKGVTLSGTGPSYVALVDERSSGILRDAWQECGISGTVICTKINNKGAGKL from the coding sequence ATGAGCTGTGAGGGAAAAGCGTATTCACTTGGTGCAGGGACGGTCATCAATGCGATCGCAACCTGGAAAGGTGCAGCTTTTGGCATCGACCTGAAGACCTTTGCCCATGTGGAGCTCTCTCGCAACGACGATCACATAAGGGGAAGTATCGACGGGATGCCGGACGGTGATACCGCCCTTATAGAAAAATGTGTCCGGCATGTGCTGGACCATTTCGGCCTGAAGATGGGCGGCGCTGTCATGACCAGCAGTGAAGTGCCTCTTGCAAGGGGACTGAAAAGCAGCAGTGCGGCTGCAAACGCAACAGTTCTTGCAACACTGGACGCCATCGGAGAGGAGATGGACCCGCTTGAAGCAGTCAGGCTTGGGGTCAGGGCCGCAAAGGATGCAGGCGTAACAATCACAGGTGCTTTTGATGATGCATGCGCTTCCTTTTTCGGAGGTTTTGTTGTCACCGATAACAGAGAGACGGAACTCCTCAAGAGGGAAGAACGGGAGGCGGATGTACTTATATTTGCACCCGACAGGAAAGCCTTCAGTTCCGGGACCAACGTTGCGCGTTCAAGGCTGTTAGCCCCCTGGGTCGATATCGCTTACGAGCTGGCACTCCGGGGAGAATATGAGAAGGCCATGTCACTTAACGGTTTCCTTTACTGCAGTGCCCTTGGCTTTGATACCGAGCCCATGATGCGCGCACTGGAAGCAGGTATCAAAGGTGTGACATTGTCCGGCACTGGGCCTTCCTATGTGGCTCTTGTGGACGAGCGTTCATCGGGGATACTGAGAGATGCCTGGCAGGAATGCGGAATCAGCGGAACCGTGATATGTACAAAGATCAATAATAAAGGTGCAGGTAAACTTTAG
- a CDS encoding tyrosine-type recombinase/integrase — protein sequence MDLLEQYLHDCAVRGRTLRTVQSYKSSVKDYLDSFPDPESVTKQDLVCYIEHLQKRGKKPSSIQRDFSAISGLYEYMRFMDLCTNNPILQVRSRYLDQSYEPERRFIPELEDVRNLVRAIEDDQDDMIRELAMICLLAKTASRRGEYLELKDCDIDLDRNEIYWSAKKKRRIRLGFIDDELNAILEAYLEWRAPRAKTDYLWITDRGGRIHKDYTNEVLAHYATPLGLHDPAGPLHKRLTCHCLRGFATTQMQRTGMTEIDIMWLRGDSLKKKTWANNYVEFDPDIIKTSYTRSAPKLTRSFLPGSPYPSGSQVFGPESLPV from the coding sequence ATGGACCTGTTAGAGCAATACCTTCATGACTGCGCGGTACGTGGACGTACGTTGCGCACAGTCCAAAGTTATAAGAGCAGTGTTAAAGATTACCTTGATTCCTTCCCGGATCCGGAGTCAGTCACCAAGCAGGATCTTGTATGTTACATAGAGCACCTGCAGAAAAGAGGCAAGAAGCCAAGCAGTATCCAGCGCGACTTCTCCGCGATCTCAGGCCTGTATGAGTACATGAGGTTCATGGATCTCTGCACAAACAATCCCATCCTGCAGGTACGCAGCAGATATCTGGACCAATCCTATGAGCCGGAGAGAAGGTTCATACCGGAGCTGGAGGATGTCAGGAATCTCGTCAGAGCCATCGAGGATGACCAGGACGACATGATAAGAGAGCTGGCCATGATATGCCTCCTGGCAAAGACTGCGAGCCGTAGAGGAGAATATCTGGAGCTCAAGGACTGCGACATAGACCTGGACCGTAATGAGATCTACTGGAGTGCCAAGAAGAAACGCAGGATAAGATTAGGCTTCATTGATGACGAGCTCAACGCCATCCTGGAAGCATACTTGGAGTGGAGAGCTCCCAGGGCAAAGACAGACTATCTATGGATCACCGATCGAGGCGGAAGGATCCACAAGGACTATACCAATGAGGTCCTGGCACATTATGCCACACCTCTGGGCTTGCACGATCCTGCAGGACCTCTTCACAAAAGGCTTACATGTCATTGTCTGCGCGGATTTGCAACCACACAGATGCAACGCACAGGAATGACAGAAATAGATATTATGTGGCTTCGTGGGGACTCGTTAAAAAAGAAAACCTGGGCAAATAACTATGTAGAGTTTGACCCGGATATCATCAAAACATCATACACCAGATCTGCCCCTAAGCTTACACGCTCGTTTCTGCCAGGATCCCCTTATCCTTCAGGATCACAAGTATTTGGTCCAGAGAGCCTTCCAGTTTGA